One genomic segment of Bacteroidota bacterium includes these proteins:
- a CDS encoding T9SS type A sorting domain-containing protein — translation MISSPAFNIESNTFIGASKFKNFGLIVHNTDQMGGLAGKFNNFDSLEVATQTELNNDFLQISCNDYYDNNYDWSISPEFPTLGTLATQGTGCDPFTEVRAGNTFNVNTNGAESHIYSPLVEFKYYANGTPSVTIPALISPILANGNFEDVENCNNPLDDLVSCADDDPCPPPCDHLKLAYQKETNPQLKNQLFNKWITKNIMNDSLYNDSLVIAFIANSTQDNKNVLLLMHHFNNENYTQAAMHLNQIKGNTKYSAIFNLYTYLFTKINKGKLELNKKDKVTLSSLSNNKNMDGAIAQGYMKNNFGKTQKFIPETMGGKIPRFAFTESNSTLETTLNLKPQPASNLVVVMVKTTNDGKGTLNVCDLTGKKISYLVLENIHNEINFSLENYLNGVYVMTVQNNRGETIGIHKLVVAK, via the coding sequence ATGATTAGCAGCCCTGCATTCAATATAGAGAGCAATACTTTTATAGGAGCATCAAAATTTAAAAATTTTGGACTAATAGTACACAATACCGACCAAATGGGTGGCCTTGCAGGCAAGTTTAATAACTTTGACAGTTTAGAAGTTGCCACCCAAACCGAACTAAATAACGATTTTCTCCAAATAAGTTGCAACGACTATTACGATAATAATTACGACTGGTCCATAAGCCCCGAGTTTCCTACACTTGGCACATTAGCTACGCAAGGTACCGGCTGTGACCCTTTCACCGAAGTGCGCGCAGGCAATACTTTTAATGTAAATACCAATGGAGCCGAAAGCCATATTTACTCGCCACTTGTTGAGTTTAAATATTATGCAAATGGTACACCTAGTGTAACTATACCTGCATTAATTAGCCCAATACTTGCTAATGGGAATTTTGAGGATGTTGAAAATTGTAATAATCCGTTAGATGATTTAGTTTCATGTGCAGACGATGACCCTTGCCCACCACCATGCGACCACTTAAAACTTGCTTACCAAAAAGAAACAAATCCGCAATTAAAAAACCAATTATTCAATAAATGGATTACCAAAAATATTATGAACGATAGTTTGTATAACGATTCATTGGTAATAGCTTTTATTGCAAACTCAACACAAGACAATAAAAATGTTTTGTTATTAATGCATCATTTTAATAATGAAAATTATACGCAAGCTGCCATGCATTTGAATCAAATTAAGGGCAACACAAAATACAGTGCAATTTTCAACTTGTATACTTATTTGTTCACCAAAATTAACAAGGGCAAATTAGAACTAAACAAAAAAGATAAAGTCACACTTAGTAGCCTTTCAAATAATAAGAATATGGATGGCGCTATAGCGCAGGGCTATATGAAAAATAATTTCGGCAAAACTCAAAAATTTATTCCTGAAACAATGGGTGGTAAAATACCGCGATTTGCCTTCACTGAAAGTAATAGCACATTGGAGACAACCCTTAATTTAAAACCACAACCAGCTTCCAACTTGGTTGTTGTGATGGTAAAAACAACAAATGATGGCAAAGGCACACTAAATGTTTGTGATTTAACAGGAAAGAAAATATCATATTTAGTTTTAGAAAACATACACAATGAAATTAATTTCTCATTGGAGAATTATCTCAATGGTGTATATGTAATGACAGTGCAAAATAATAGAGGCGAAACTATTGGCATTCATAAATTAGTAGTAGCCAAATGA